One Mycobacterium kubicae genomic window carries:
- a CDS encoding integrase, with protein sequence MESDDPVLVAAAVYARERAAAHDWCGETTNRCLDALVTLLAGRPPGDRVPLKEVRTRPHRLASRRRLVEILSHFDLLTDDTEPPIRAWIDRVTAELPPGFAEPSHHWLLTLLVGGARARPRSPRTLYSYFGAVRPLLAHWSTSYDHLREVTRADVDATLRPFQGNQCHNLIKALRSLFRHAKKNGLVFSNPTAGLKSQPVDQDLVPITDDEVRSIEQLASEPRARLVVALSVEHACRTSVIRKLVLDDIDLPNRRITLAGQPTARRAHPQSADHMARPPPGQMAPHSEPARSTHDENCIAHNAGESNIGETIVERQWVHDRTHPCRPNPSRSADRRPRPAASVSLVFGISHNTARRYTTAREYPKFGVSGPTRRV encoded by the coding sequence TTGGAATCCGACGACCCCGTGCTCGTGGCCGCTGCGGTATACGCCCGGGAACGCGCTGCCGCCCACGATTGGTGCGGTGAGACCACAAACCGATGCCTCGACGCCCTGGTCACCCTTCTGGCCGGTCGGCCCCCCGGTGATCGCGTGCCGCTCAAAGAGGTTCGAACACGGCCGCATCGGCTCGCGTCCCGTCGCAGGCTTGTCGAAATCCTCTCCCACTTCGACCTGCTGACAGACGACACCGAACCTCCGATCCGTGCCTGGATCGACCGCGTCACCGCGGAACTTCCGCCAGGGTTCGCCGAGCCGTCGCACCACTGGCTCCTTACCCTGTTGGTCGGCGGCGCACGTGCTCGCCCACGATCGCCCAGGACCCTCTACAGCTACTTCGGCGCGGTCAGGCCCCTTCTCGCGCACTGGTCCACCTCCTACGACCATCTCAGGGAGGTCACCAGGGCCGACGTCGACGCGACGCTGCGGCCGTTTCAGGGAAACCAGTGCCACAATCTGATCAAGGCGCTGCGGTCGCTGTTCCGGCACGCCAAGAAGAATGGTCTGGTCTTCAGCAACCCAACAGCGGGTTTGAAGAGCCAACCAGTAGACCAAGACCTCGTGCCCATCACCGATGATGAGGTGCGCTCGATCGAACAGCTCGCGAGCGAACCGCGTGCACGCCTAGTTGTGGCATTGAGCGTCGAACATGCCTGCCGCACAAGCGTTATACGCAAACTGGTGCTCGACGACATTGACCTGCCGAACCGGCGGATCACCCTTGCTGGACAACCAACGGCTCGGCGAGCTCACCCACAGAGCGCTGATCACATGGCTCGACCACCGCCGGGACAGATGGCCCCACACTCCGAACCGGCACGTTCTACTCACGACGAAAACTGCATTGCGCACAACGCCGGTGAGTCAAACATCGGTGAAACAATCGTTGAGCGACAATGGGTTCACGATCGAACGCATCCGTGCCGACCGAATCCTTCACGAAGCGCTGACCGCAGGCCCCGACCTGCTGCATCTGTCTCTCTCGTTTTCGGCATCTCCCACAACACCGCGCGGCGCTACACCACCGCGAGGGAGTATCCGAAATTCGGTGTAAGTGGCCCGACACGCCGGGTGTGA
- a CDS encoding IS110 family transposase — MKQQQPEEIADTEHELVIERVCAIDVAKASGKVCVRVGSRAGRRVSKVWDVAATSGAVGELTDYLVDERIEKVTVESTSDYWRIWYYLLEAAGLDVQLVNARDVKNVPGRPKTDKLDAVWLAKLTEKGLLRPSFVPPAPIRELRDYTRLRIDMTRERSRYWQRIEKLLEDALIKVSSVASTLDTLSVRDMLKALIAGERDPRRLAGLARGKMRPKQAALVEALTGRFDDHHAELAQMLLDQIDALDAKIGRLTTRIDQLLAAMEPEPVNGGDATGGANPASRKAGELTTIDRLDEIPGVGPVNAQIILAEIGLDMSRFPTAGHLVSWAKLCPRTIQSGPVQRSGKAGKGNPYLKGALGEAATAAAKTNTFLGERYRRIVKRRGKLKALVAVARSILVIIWNLLHDPTARFHDLGADYHATRINTERRTRNHVAQLAALGYRVTLEPVA; from the coding sequence TTGAAGCAGCAGCAGCCGGAGGAGATTGCTGACACCGAGCATGAGTTGGTGATCGAGCGTGTGTGCGCGATCGATGTAGCCAAGGCCTCGGGCAAGGTGTGCGTGCGTGTGGGCAGCCGCGCGGGCAGGCGGGTCAGCAAAGTGTGGGACGTGGCCGCCACGTCCGGCGCAGTCGGTGAGTTGACCGACTACCTCGTTGACGAGCGGATTGAGAAGGTCACTGTGGAGTCCACGTCGGATTACTGGCGGATCTGGTACTACCTGCTGGAGGCGGCCGGGCTCGACGTGCAGCTGGTCAACGCCCGCGACGTGAAGAACGTGCCCGGTCGGCCCAAAACCGACAAACTCGACGCGGTCTGGCTAGCCAAGCTCACCGAGAAAGGTCTGCTGCGGCCAAGTTTCGTGCCGCCGGCGCCGATCCGCGAGTTACGCGACTACACCCGGTTACGGATCGATATGACTCGCGAACGTTCCCGGTACTGGCAACGGATCGAGAAGCTGCTCGAGGACGCGCTGATCAAGGTGTCGTCGGTGGCCTCGACTCTGGACACCCTGTCGGTGCGCGACATGCTCAAGGCGCTGATCGCTGGCGAGCGGGACCCGCGCCGGCTGGCCGGGCTGGCGCGCGGCAAGATGAGACCCAAGCAAGCCGCTCTGGTCGAGGCGCTGACCGGCAGATTCGACGATCACCACGCCGAACTTGCCCAGATGCTGCTCGATCAGATCGACGCGCTGGACGCCAAGATCGGCAGGCTCACCACCCGCATCGACCAACTGTTGGCTGCAATGGAGCCCGAACCTGTCAACGGTGGGGACGCCACCGGCGGAGCAAACCCCGCTTCGCGCAAAGCCGGCGAGTTGACCACGATCGACCGACTCGATGAGATTCCCGGCGTCGGCCCGGTGAACGCGCAGATCATTCTCGCCGAGATCGGGCTCGACATGAGCCGGTTCCCCACGGCCGGACACCTGGTGTCGTGGGCAAAACTGTGTCCACGCACCATCCAGTCCGGTCCGGTGCAACGTTCGGGCAAGGCGGGCAAAGGCAACCCATATCTGAAAGGTGCTCTCGGCGAAGCCGCGACAGCCGCTGCCAAGACCAACACCTTCCTCGGTGAACGCTATCGGCGCATCGTCAAACGCCGCGGCAAGCTCAAGGCCCTCGTCGCTGTTGCCCGATCCATCCTGGTCATCATCTGGAACCTGCTGCACGACCCCACGGCCCGTTTCCACGATCTCGGTGCCGACTACCACGCGACCCGCATCAACACCGAACGCCGGACCCGTAACCACGTCGCGCAGCTCGCAGCCCTGGGCTATCGCGTCACCCTCGAACCCGTCGCCTGA
- a CDS encoding thiolase family protein, whose product MNAREAVIVGAVRTPVGKRGGALSRWHPADLLGHTLRNLVERSAIDAKDIDDVIVGCAMQHEHQSGNIGRHAVLAAGLPESVPAVTIDRQCGSGQQAVNFAAFGVTAGIYELAIGCGVESMSQVPMPASFMPGAPLGPQYSPVELARYDDNLVAQGAASELLNSKFGISREELDEFSIRSHERAFAATRAKKFRAQLVPITVDPLDPSAAPVSADEGIREQLDPAKIASLEPVFAADGRTTAANSSQISDGAAALLIAERGYAERSGLVSRARFLAMTVAAADPVLQFTAVLDATHRALERANLSVSDIDLFEVNEAFAGVPLMVQREFGIPDDKLNVNGGSVAIGHPLGSTGARMLTDLLCELERTGQRYGLQTICEAGGTANTTIIERI is encoded by the coding sequence TTGAACGCGCGCGAAGCAGTGATTGTCGGGGCGGTGCGCACGCCGGTGGGTAAACGAGGTGGCGCTTTGAGCCGGTGGCATCCGGCCGACTTGCTCGGTCACACCTTGCGAAACCTGGTGGAGCGCAGTGCGATCGATGCCAAAGACATCGATGACGTCATCGTCGGCTGTGCGATGCAGCATGAGCACCAGTCCGGAAATATCGGGCGGCACGCGGTGCTGGCTGCGGGTCTACCCGAATCGGTGCCGGCGGTCACCATTGATCGCCAATGCGGGTCCGGTCAGCAGGCGGTCAACTTCGCTGCATTCGGCGTCACCGCGGGCATCTACGAGCTGGCGATTGGGTGCGGTGTGGAGTCGATGTCGCAGGTGCCGATGCCTGCGTCGTTCATGCCGGGCGCGCCGCTCGGTCCGCAGTACTCGCCCGTGGAGTTGGCCCGCTACGACGACAACTTGGTGGCGCAAGGGGCGGCGTCGGAGTTGCTGAACTCCAAGTTCGGTATTTCTCGCGAGGAACTCGACGAATTCAGTATCCGAAGCCATGAGCGAGCATTCGCCGCGACCCGGGCGAAAAAGTTTCGCGCGCAGTTGGTGCCGATCACCGTCGATCCGCTGGATCCGTCGGCGGCGCCCGTCAGTGCCGACGAAGGAATCCGTGAGCAGTTGGATCCGGCGAAGATCGCGTCGCTGGAGCCTGTTTTCGCGGCCGACGGCCGCACAACCGCGGCCAATTCTTCCCAGATCAGCGACGGGGCAGCGGCGTTGCTGATCGCCGAGCGTGGCTACGCAGAACGCAGCGGGCTGGTTTCGCGGGCGCGGTTCCTGGCGATGACGGTCGCCGCGGCGGACCCGGTACTGCAGTTCACCGCGGTACTGGACGCCACCCACAGGGCGCTCGAGCGCGCCAACCTGAGTGTCAGCGACATCGACTTGTTCGAGGTCAACGAGGCCTTCGCCGGGGTGCCGCTGATGGTGCAACGCGAGTTCGGCATTCCCGATGACAAGCTCAACGTCAACGGAGGCTCGGTCGCAATCGGGCATCCGCTCGGGTCGACCGGGGCCCGCATGCTCACCGATCTGCTGTGCGAACTCGAGCGCACCGGACAGCGCTACGGCCTGCAGACCATCTGCGAGGCCGGCGGAACCGCCAACACCACCATCATCGAACGAATCTAA
- a CDS encoding CoA transferase, with protein sequence MVQGSLNGVRIVSLAVNIPGPLAAARLARFGASVTKVEPPTGDPLAAVAPGWYAELASKQTVLVLDLKDAGDRAKLDVELTSADVLLTAMRPSALRRLGLDDAHVRYPGLCHVEIVGYDGDLEERPGHDLTYQATHGTLQPPLMPAVPVVDLLGAERAVSGALLALLDRPNSGAGQHVRIVLADAAADAGAAVRYGVAGPGDPLGGATPTYGIYASADGYIALGAIEPHFQKRTLEVLGAADTHEDLARVFAGQSTRHWEEVAETVDIPIVGIRTPEQGGVEH encoded by the coding sequence ATGGTGCAGGGCAGTCTGAACGGCGTTCGCATCGTGTCGCTTGCGGTGAACATCCCGGGCCCGCTCGCGGCGGCACGGCTGGCGCGCTTCGGCGCGTCGGTAACAAAGGTGGAGCCCCCTACCGGAGATCCCTTGGCCGCGGTCGCGCCCGGCTGGTACGCAGAGCTCGCCAGCAAGCAGACGGTCTTGGTTCTGGACCTCAAGGACGCCGGCGACCGCGCCAAGCTGGACGTCGAGCTGACTTCCGCCGATGTGTTGCTCACCGCCATGCGCCCTTCGGCGCTACGCAGGCTCGGGCTCGACGACGCGCATGTCAGGTATCCGGGGCTCTGTCACGTCGAAATCGTGGGCTACGACGGTGACCTCGAGGAGCGTCCTGGCCACGACCTGACCTATCAGGCCACGCACGGCACCCTGCAGCCCCCGTTGATGCCGGCGGTTCCGGTCGTGGACCTCCTGGGTGCCGAACGTGCCGTGTCCGGGGCCCTGTTGGCGCTGCTTGATAGGCCGAATTCCGGTGCCGGCCAACACGTCCGGATCGTACTGGCGGACGCCGCAGCCGACGCCGGCGCAGCCGTGCGGTACGGCGTCGCAGGGCCCGGCGACCCGCTCGGTGGCGCGACTCCGACCTACGGGATCTACGCCAGTGCCGACGGCTATATCGCCCTGGGCGCAATCGAACCGCATTTCCAGAAGCGGACCCTCGAGGTCCTGGGCGCAGCAGATACCCACGAGGATCTCGCACGAGTCTTTGCCGGACAAAGCACGCGCCACTGGGAAGAAGTCGCCGAGACGGTTGACATCCCCATCGTTGGAATTCGTACACCGGAACAAGGAGGAGTGGAACATTGA
- a CDS encoding acyl-CoA dehydrogenase family protein translates to MPGLLFPDYVVPWETEDQKLLRKHAAEFFRKEATPNQARWAKQQKVDREFWNKAGAAGLLGLDLPEQYGGGGGSFGHEAVVMQERAYAHDTAFGFSVHSTLASHYIAEYASEEQKKRWIPKMVSGEMVIAVAMTEPGTGSDLQSIRTTAVRDGDEYVINGSKTFISNGSHCDLVVIVAKTESGLSLMVAETEGLAGFQRGRVLEKVGQHGQDTRELAFTDMRVPAANLLGGVEGKGFAQLMEQLPRERLTIGVEAIAMAEAAVVETIRYVKERTAFGKPLLAFQNTKFVLAECKAEVLAGKALIDYCTGRYLDGKLDAATASIAKMWGSDKQVEVTDKCLQLFGGYGYMMEYPIAQMYAAARVQKIYGGTNEIMKVLIARSL, encoded by the coding sequence ATGCCCGGACTCTTATTCCCGGACTACGTCGTTCCGTGGGAGACCGAGGATCAAAAACTCCTGCGCAAGCACGCCGCCGAGTTCTTCCGCAAGGAAGCGACTCCCAACCAAGCCAGGTGGGCGAAACAGCAGAAGGTGGACCGAGAATTTTGGAACAAAGCCGGCGCTGCCGGGCTTTTGGGCCTCGACCTGCCCGAGCAATACGGCGGTGGTGGCGGCAGTTTCGGTCACGAGGCGGTGGTGATGCAGGAGCGCGCCTACGCGCACGACACCGCGTTCGGTTTCTCCGTGCATTCGACGCTGGCTTCCCACTACATCGCCGAGTATGCCTCCGAGGAGCAGAAGAAGCGCTGGATCCCGAAGATGGTCAGCGGGGAGATGGTGATCGCCGTCGCGATGACCGAACCGGGCACCGGGTCAGACCTGCAGTCGATTCGCACCACCGCGGTTCGCGACGGCGACGAGTACGTCATCAACGGCTCGAAGACCTTCATCTCCAACGGTTCCCACTGCGACCTGGTGGTGATCGTGGCCAAAACTGAGTCCGGACTGTCGCTGATGGTGGCCGAAACCGAAGGGCTGGCGGGTTTCCAGCGCGGCCGGGTTCTGGAGAAGGTCGGCCAGCACGGCCAGGACACCCGGGAGCTTGCGTTCACCGACATGCGGGTGCCGGCCGCAAACCTGCTCGGCGGCGTTGAGGGCAAGGGCTTCGCCCAGTTGATGGAGCAACTTCCGCGCGAGCGGTTGACCATCGGGGTCGAGGCGATCGCGATGGCGGAGGCGGCGGTAGTAGAGACGATCCGTTATGTCAAGGAGCGCACCGCGTTCGGCAAGCCCCTCCTCGCCTTCCAGAACACCAAGTTCGTGCTGGCCGAATGCAAGGCGGAGGTGCTGGCCGGCAAGGCGCTGATCGACTACTGCACCGGCCGGTACCTCGACGGAAAACTCGATGCCGCAACCGCATCGATAGCCAAGATGTGGGGATCTGACAAACAAGTAGAGGTCACTGACAAGTGCCTGCAGCTTTTCGGTGGATACGGCTACATGATGGAATACCCGATCGCGCAGATGTATGCGGCGGCTCGGGTGCAGAAGATCTACGGCGGCACCAACGAGATCATGAAGGTGCTGATCGCGCGAAGCCTGTAG
- a CDS encoding long-chain-fatty-acid--CoA ligase — protein MVREIVKGVPSTHGDHYQLNTTNLIRHAARTYPEQEVVYRTTEGDWQRYTYADLYVRVKRAANALRGIGIGPADTVGVLDWNSKRHFELSWAIPGIAAVMLQMNLRLATEDLSYVTDHAEAQWILVDETLLPVAEALAPHVPKVKGWIVMSDKPLTEIDTTLENVFHLEDLMAESDTEIDWRVIDETSAYSACYTSGTTGRPKGVYYSHRGSYLHAMAMAAAINLRREDTAMLITPMFHGQSWGLPHTAMWTAAKVILPGRYLAENTQMLVDVMIAENVTVANGAPAIFQPMLDYIKTLAVKPDFSRTRLLSGATEPAKSLMRDFHELTGADFVQGYGATETTPLITMNMGIKPSLQGTITDDEKWDFKRFQGLPASGIDIRIVDDNGNDLPHDGKSVGEVLMRGPWVIERYHQLDDDDNADRFLDGYWRSGDVGTIYPNGYLKLTDRLKDVVKSGGEWISSIDMENAIVGHPLVKEAAVVGISHPKWQERPLAIVVPVEGGVLTRDDIVGCLQGQFAKWQMPDAVLFVEALPRTSVGKLDKKILRAEHADVYRDAVT, from the coding sequence ATGGTCAGGGAAATCGTGAAGGGCGTGCCGTCGACGCACGGCGACCACTACCAGCTCAACACCACCAACCTGATCAGACATGCGGCGCGCACCTATCCCGAGCAAGAGGTCGTCTACCGCACCACGGAGGGCGACTGGCAGCGGTACACCTACGCAGACTTGTACGTTCGGGTCAAGCGGGCGGCGAACGCGCTCAGAGGAATAGGGATCGGCCCGGCCGACACAGTCGGAGTGCTCGACTGGAACAGCAAGCGGCACTTTGAGCTCAGCTGGGCCATTCCCGGCATCGCCGCGGTGATGCTGCAGATGAATCTGCGGCTGGCCACCGAAGACCTGAGCTACGTCACTGACCACGCCGAGGCGCAATGGATCCTGGTCGACGAGACACTCCTTCCGGTCGCCGAGGCGTTGGCTCCACACGTGCCGAAGGTCAAGGGCTGGATCGTAATGTCGGATAAGCCGCTCACCGAGATCGACACCACGCTGGAAAACGTCTTTCACCTCGAGGACCTGATGGCCGAGTCCGACACCGAGATCGACTGGCGGGTCATCGACGAAACCTCTGCTTACAGCGCGTGTTACACATCGGGAACGACGGGTCGGCCGAAGGGCGTCTACTACTCGCATCGTGGCAGCTACCTACACGCGATGGCGATGGCAGCAGCGATCAATCTCCGTCGCGAGGACACCGCGATGCTCATCACCCCGATGTTTCACGGCCAGTCGTGGGGGCTTCCGCACACCGCGATGTGGACCGCGGCGAAGGTGATCCTACCCGGCCGCTACCTGGCCGAGAACACGCAAATGCTCGTCGACGTGATGATCGCGGAGAATGTGACCGTCGCGAACGGCGCACCGGCGATTTTCCAGCCGATGCTGGACTACATCAAGACCCTTGCTGTGAAGCCAGATTTCAGCAGGACGAGACTGCTGTCCGGTGCGACCGAGCCGGCGAAGTCGCTGATGCGCGATTTCCACGAGCTCACCGGCGCCGATTTTGTGCAGGGCTACGGTGCGACCGAGACGACGCCGCTGATCACGATGAACATGGGCATCAAACCGTCCCTGCAGGGCACGATCACCGACGACGAGAAATGGGATTTCAAGCGTTTTCAAGGGCTGCCCGCTTCCGGTATCGACATCCGGATCGTCGACGACAACGGCAATGACCTGCCGCACGACGGTAAGAGTGTCGGCGAGGTACTGATGCGTGGGCCCTGGGTCATCGAGCGATACCACCAGCTCGACGACGACGACAACGCCGACCGCTTCCTCGACGGTTACTGGCGCAGCGGCGATGTCGGCACAATCTACCCGAACGGGTATCTCAAGCTCACCGACCGCCTCAAGGACGTAGTCAAGAGCGGCGGTGAATGGATTTCCTCTATCGATATGGAGAACGCCATCGTCGGACATCCGCTGGTGAAGGAGGCCGCGGTTGTGGGGATCAGCCATCCGAAGTGGCAGGAACGTCCGCTGGCCATCGTCGTGCCCGTCGAAGGTGGCGTGCTGACCCGCGATGACATCGTCGGTTGTCTGCAGGGGCAGTTCGCCAAGTGGCAGATGCCCGACGCGGTTCTCTTCGTCGAGGCGTTGCCGCGCACCAGTGTCGGCAAATTGGACAAGAAGATCCTGCGGGCCGAACACGCCGACGTTTACCGGGATGCGGTCACGTGA
- a CDS encoding enoyl-CoA hydratase/isomerase family protein → MNKQILRSTRDGAVALLEINRPKSKNSLNDELLGAMGAELAALRSDTAVLAVVIAGAHGMFCAGADITAFDEIRARPLVTGESNESFWSILAAFPKPVIAAVETYALGGGCELALACDIVIAGESGQFGLPEVKIGAIPGAGGTQRLIRAIGKSKAMAMLLTGDSIKAQEACDAGLVAEVVADGEAVPRALAMAQRIATNSPLAVALAKDAAVHAFQTSLTQGLEHEKRNFYVAVHSADSHEGQAAFLAKRAPQFTGK, encoded by the coding sequence GTGAACAAACAAATTTTGCGATCGACTCGCGACGGTGCGGTGGCCCTGCTGGAGATCAATCGCCCGAAGTCGAAGAACAGCCTCAACGACGAGCTGTTGGGCGCGATGGGGGCCGAGCTGGCGGCGTTGCGGTCCGACACGGCCGTGTTGGCCGTGGTCATCGCGGGCGCCCACGGCATGTTCTGCGCCGGCGCCGACATCACGGCGTTCGACGAGATCCGGGCCCGGCCACTGGTCACCGGAGAGTCCAATGAGAGCTTCTGGTCGATACTGGCTGCGTTTCCGAAGCCGGTCATCGCCGCGGTCGAGACATACGCACTCGGGGGCGGCTGTGAGCTGGCGTTGGCCTGCGACATTGTCATCGCCGGCGAGTCGGGCCAATTCGGACTTCCCGAGGTGAAGATCGGCGCAATCCCTGGCGCTGGCGGAACTCAACGCCTCATTCGGGCGATCGGCAAATCCAAGGCTATGGCAATGCTTTTGACGGGCGATTCCATCAAGGCCCAGGAGGCGTGCGATGCAGGGTTGGTAGCCGAAGTCGTCGCCGACGGCGAGGCCGTGCCACGGGCGCTGGCGATGGCGCAACGGATCGCGACGAACTCCCCGCTAGCGGTGGCGCTGGCCAAGGATGCCGCTGTGCACGCGTTTCAGACATCACTGACGCAGGGACTCGAACACGAGAAACGGAATTTCTACGTGGCGGTGCATTCCGCCGACAGTCACGAGGGCCAGGCGGCATTCCTCGCCAAGCGCGCGCCCCAGTTCACCGGAAAGTAG
- a CDS encoding SDR family NAD(P)-dependent oxidoreductase, whose product MDIAASSAVVTGGASGLGLATVETLARSGARVVAVDLPNANTDALSLLGDTVRFAPADVTDEDAVTRAIEIANADKTLRIIVNCAGVSDGTKTVSKKGPFPLDAFEKVIKINLIGTFNVVRLGAYAMSQNDPVGGERGVIVNTSSGAAFDGQIGQAAYSASKGGVMAATLPIARDLSSYLIRVNTIAPGLFETPLLNSLPEAALTALKALTLHPNRLGDPAEYAHLVVAIVENPMLNGETIRLDGAVRMPPR is encoded by the coding sequence ATGGACATCGCAGCTAGCAGCGCGGTCGTCACCGGTGGCGCGTCCGGGCTCGGTTTGGCGACGGTGGAGACGCTGGCGCGGTCCGGAGCGCGGGTGGTCGCCGTCGACCTGCCCAATGCAAACACGGACGCGCTAAGCCTCCTCGGCGACACCGTCCGGTTCGCGCCCGCCGACGTCACCGACGAGGATGCAGTGACCAGGGCCATCGAGATCGCCAACGCGGACAAGACATTGCGTATCATCGTCAACTGCGCCGGCGTCAGCGATGGCACCAAGACCGTCAGCAAGAAGGGCCCTTTCCCGCTCGACGCGTTCGAGAAAGTAATCAAGATCAACCTGATCGGGACCTTCAACGTCGTGCGCCTGGGCGCATACGCAATGTCGCAGAACGACCCCGTCGGCGGCGAGCGTGGCGTGATCGTCAACACTTCCTCCGGCGCGGCCTTCGACGGCCAGATCGGGCAGGCGGCCTACTCCGCTTCCAAGGGAGGTGTGATGGCGGCGACGCTGCCGATCGCGCGTGATCTGTCGTCGTACTTGATCCGGGTCAACACGATCGCTCCGGGGCTGTTCGAAACCCCGCTTCTCAACTCACTTCCAGAGGCTGCGCTAACCGCTCTCAAGGCGCTGACGTTGCACCCAAACCGACTCGGTGATCCTGCCGAGTACGCACACCTGGTCGTAGCCATCGTTGAGAATCCGATGCTCAACGGCGAGACGATCCGTCTCGATGGCGCAGTACGGATGCCTCCGAGGTGA
- a CDS encoding helix-turn-helix domain-containing protein: MKWNLRLTAANRGIWKASELQRMLAERGLVISAGKMSGLWSGNPNAIKLHDLDVFCAVLDCAIDELLIPEPETVAAPTPKGSEEAAAAAGEARPVTPRARTGRSLPPR; encoded by the coding sequence ATGAAGTGGAATCTACGCCTGACCGCGGCCAACCGCGGCATTTGGAAGGCCAGCGAACTCCAACGGATGCTGGCCGAGCGCGGCCTGGTGATCAGCGCCGGCAAGATGTCGGGCTTGTGGTCGGGCAACCCCAACGCCATCAAGCTCCACGATCTCGATGTATTCTGCGCCGTGCTCGACTGCGCCATCGACGAACTGCTGATCCCCGAGCCCGAAACCGTGGCCGCACCCACGCCGAAGGGTAGCGAGGAGGCCGCCGCTGCGGCCGGTGAGGCACGTCCCGTCACCCCGCGCGCTCGGACGGGAAGGTCGCTGCCGCCGCGATGA
- a CDS encoding IS30 family transposase — MPSPGRPSVAWRQDRVRFWAGIAAGAMTEDAATEAGVSSPVGFRWFRHAGGVNPRLPETVSGCYLSSNEREDIALWRAHGAGVREIARRLRRAPSTISRELRRNASTRTYRLDYKASVAQWHAERRARRPKTAKLVGNDRLRQYVQDKLSGVVRGAYGQIMAGPAATPWKGRNKPHRGDRAWVTAWSPEQIAHRIKLDFPDDESMRISHEAIYQALYVQSRGALKRDLITCLRRGRALRVPRARSRQKAWAHVTPETLISARPPEVADRAVPGHWEGDLLIGLQRSAIGTLVERSSRFTMLIHLPREAGYGLIPRTKNGPALAGYGALTMANALAQTITSLPEELRRSLTWDRGKELSAHAQFSIASGVKVYFADPKSPWQRGTNENTNGLLRQCFPKGTDLSRWNADDIAAIAHTLNTRPRKTLGWRTPAEAFNEHLHSLQQAGVATTD; from the coding sequence ATGCCCTCCCCGGGGCGGCCGTCGGTGGCCTGGCGGCAGGACAGGGTCCGGTTCTGGGCGGGGATCGCTGCCGGAGCGATGACCGAGGACGCCGCTACCGAAGCGGGCGTGTCTTCGCCGGTCGGGTTCCGCTGGTTCCGCCATGCTGGCGGCGTGAATCCACGCTTGCCAGAAACTGTTTCGGGCTGCTACCTATCCTCGAATGAGCGCGAAGACATCGCTTTATGGCGTGCCCATGGTGCCGGAGTGCGCGAGATAGCCAGGAGGCTGCGCAGGGCGCCGTCGACCATCTCGCGTGAGCTGCGCCGTAACGCCTCGACGCGCACGTATCGGCTCGACTACAAGGCCTCGGTCGCGCAGTGGCATGCCGAAAGGCGGGCGAGGCGCCCGAAGACGGCCAAGCTGGTCGGCAACGACCGGCTGCGCCAGTACGTCCAGGACAAGCTCTCCGGTGTCGTTCGTGGCGCTTACGGGCAGATCATGGCTGGTCCGGCCGCGACGCCGTGGAAGGGACGCAACAAGCCGCACCGAGGGGATCGGGCCTGGGTGACAGCATGGAGTCCTGAGCAGATCGCCCATCGGATCAAGCTTGACTTCCCTGATGATGAATCCATGCGGATCAGCCACGAGGCCATCTACCAAGCGCTCTACGTGCAAAGCCGCGGTGCGCTCAAGCGGGACTTAATCACCTGCCTGCGCCGGGGTCGGGCATTGCGGGTGCCGCGGGCACGGTCTCGGCAGAAAGCGTGGGCGCACGTCACGCCGGAGACGTTGATCAGCGCTCGGCCGCCGGAGGTCGCTGATCGCGCGGTCCCGGGACACTGGGAGGGAGATCTGCTGATCGGGTTGCAGCGCAGCGCGATCGGCACGCTGGTCGAGCGCAGCAGTCGGTTCACGATGTTGATCCATCTTCCGCGGGAGGCCGGATACGGGCTGATTCCGCGGACCAAGAACGGGCCGGCTCTGGCCGGCTACGGCGCCCTCACGATGGCCAACGCCCTAGCGCAGACGATCACCTCGCTGCCCGAGGAACTGCGCCGGTCGCTGACCTGGGACCGGGGAAAGGAACTGTCGGCGCATGCCCAGTTCTCGATCGCCTCCGGGGTCAAGGTGTACTTCGCCGACCCGAAGAGTCCGTGGCAGCGTGGCACGAATGAGAACACCAATGGCCTGTTGCGCCAATGCTTTCCGAAGGGCACCGACCTATCCCGGTGGAACGCCGACGACATCGCGGCGATCGCTCACACCCTCAACACCCGACCACGCAAGACCCTCGGATGGCGCACCCCGGCCGAAGCGTTCAACGAACACCTACACTCACTTCAGCAAGCCGGTGTTGCAACGACCGATTGA